One genomic region from Nostoc sphaeroides encodes:
- a CDS encoding DUF29 family protein has product MEELLTLKDLLVKGDVQGALIIVEELTEMSRNDIIKTIRSYAVILLLHLIKQQAENRTTCSWEVSIRNSVREIQRENKQRKDGGYYLTAEELLEILAEAYLNAIDEASLEVEEGRYEVQELEKLVNRQEIINRALALILPGESN; this is encoded by the coding sequence ATGGAAGAATTATTAACTCTGAAAGACTTACTTGTTAAAGGCGATGTTCAAGGAGCATTGATTATAGTTGAAGAATTAACAGAAATGAGCCGAAATGACATAATTAAGACAATTCGTAGCTATGCAGTGATTTTGCTGTTGCATCTGATTAAGCAACAAGCTGAAAATCGCACGACTTGCTCTTGGGAAGTATCAATTCGGAATTCGGTTCGGGAAATTCAACGAGAAAATAAGCAGCGCAAAGATGGAGGTTATTATCTCACGGCAGAAGAATTGTTAGAAATCTTAGCAGAAGCCTATTTAAATGCCATTGATGAAGCTTCCTTAGAAGTAGAAGAAGGTCGTTATGAAGTCCAAGAATTAGAAAAGCTGGTTAACCGCCAAGAAATTATCAATCGTGCTTTGGCTTTAATCTTACCAGGAGAATCTAATTAA